A window of the Labeo rohita strain BAU-BD-2019 chromosome 1, IGBB_LRoh.1.0, whole genome shotgun sequence genome harbors these coding sequences:
- the lamp1a gene encoding lysosome-associated membrane glycoprotein 1a — MTVRRSSAAGVCWTLLMGCVFAAHAVTFEVMDGNSTCIKADLNASFSITYNTTNGTRVAGFALPSSASVGNGSSCGGREVPPELLVSFGAGHALALVFSSDGRLYRVANLSLQYNLSDTSTFPQSSGTGLVTVMTNVSDITARLNSTYRCVSSTTVSLSAGVSITLSDVRMEAYMNGANLSTDESVCSADLPVTTAAPTQSPRTTAAPSPTPPPAPERGNYTLTNGNGTACLLALMGLQLNVTHLSKSLNKTVSEVVNLRPNRTTASGSCGVELATLVLTEELTNLTFTFALNSTTRKFYLSAVNVSAFWPDMTDRFAEGNASLDLLQCSVGRSYMCSAQQTLTVLPTFSINTFRLQLQPFNITANRFSAAEECRMDQENMLIPIIVGAALAGLVLIVLIAYLIGRKRTHAGYQTI; from the exons ATGACGGTCAGACGGAGCTCGGCTGCAGGTGTCTGCTGGACCCTACTGATGG GGTGTGTGTTTGCGGCTCACGCTGTGACATTTGAGGTGATGGACGGAAACTCCACCTGCATTAAAGCAGATCTCAACGCCAGCTTCAGCATCACCTACAACACCACCAATGGAACG AGAGTGGCGGGGTTTGCACTGCCGTCCTCCGCATCAGTGGGTAACGGCAGTTCCTGCGGCGGCCGTGAGGTTCCTCCGGAGCTGCTGGTGTCGTTTGGCGCGGGTCACGCTCTGGCTCTCGTGTTCTCCAGCGACGGGCGGCTCTACCGGGTGGCCAACCTAAGCCTGCAGTACAACCTCAGCGACACCAGCACCTTCCCACAATCCTCTGGCACAG GACTGGTGACGGTGATGACGAACGTGTCGGACATCACAGCGAGGCTGAACAGCACCTACAGGTGTGTGAGCTCCACGACCGTCAGTCTGAGCGCCGGAGTCAGCATCACCCTCTCTGATGTGCGCATGGAGGCGTACATGAACGGAGCAAACCTCAGCACAGATG AGAGCGTTTGCAGTGCTGATCTGCCAGTTACGACCGCTGCTCCGACTCAGTCGCCCAGAACCACCGCCGCCCCGTCACCCACCCCGCCGCCCGCTCCCGAGCGCGGAAACTACACCCTCACCAACGGCAACGGCACCGCCTGTCTGCTGGCGCTCATGGGGCTGCAGCTCAACGTCACGCACCTCTCCAAATCTCTGAACAAG ACGGTCAGTGAGGTCGTGAACCTGCGGCCCAACAGAACCACAGCCTCGGGGTCGTGTGGGGTCGAGCTCGCCACGCTGGTGCTGACGGAGGAGCTCACCAATCTCACCTTCACCTTTgcactg AACTCCACTACACGGAAGTTTTACCTGAGCGCCGTGAACGTCTCTGCCTTCTGGCCCGACATGACAG ATCGATTCGCGGAAGGAAACGCCTCTCTGGACCTCCTGCAGTGCAGCGTGGGTCGCTCGTACATGTGCAGCGCGCAGCAGACGCTCACGGTCCTCCCCACTTTCTCCATCAACACCTTCAGACTGCAGCTGCAGCCCTTCAACATCACCGCCAACCGCTTCTCTGCAG cggAGGAGTGTCGTATGGATCAGGAGAACATGCTCATCCCCATCATCGTGGGTGCGGCTCTGGCCGGACTGGTGCTGATCGTCCTCATCGCGTATCTGATCGGCAGGAAGCGGACACACGCCGGATACCAGACCATCTGA
- the cul4a gene encoding cullin-4A → MMAEDIQHSQKSNFNGLTKSAKAGASKKLVIKNFKDRPKLTDSYTEDTWMKLRDAVSAIQNSTSIKYNLEELYQAVENLCSYKVSPMLYKQLRQVCEDHVRAQIHQFREESLDSLSFLKRMNRCWQDHCRQTIMIRSIFLFLDRTYVLQNSLLPSIWDTGLELFRTHIISDGAVQSRTVEGILEQIERERNGETVDRSLLRSLLGMLSDLQVYKDSFEQRFLMETNRLYAAEGQRLMQERDVPEYLHHVARRLEEENDRVISYLDLSTQKPLIATVEKQLLGEHMNAILQKGLRMLLDENRVCELTLLYELFSKVKGGLTALLQAWREYIKSFGGEIVSSPERDKEMVQELLDFKDKMDHVTQRCFQRNDSFINAMKEAFESFINKRPNKPAELIAKYVDSKLRAGNKEATEEELERILDKIMIIFRFIHGKDVFEAFYKKDLAKRLLVGKSASVDAEKSMLSKLKHECGAAFTSKLEGMFKDMELSKDIMIQFKQYMQNQSDPSNIELTVNILTMGYWPSYTPMDVHLPAEMVKLQEVFKLFYLGKHSGRKLQWQPTLGHAVLKTEFKEGKKELQVSLFQTLVLLMFNESDECSVEEIRAATGIEDGELKRTLQSLACGKARVLNKTPRGKDVEDGDRFHFNSDFRHKLFRIKINQIQMKETVEEQVSTTERVFQDRQYQIDAAVVRIMKMRKTLSHNLLVSELYNQLKFPVKPADLKKRIESLIDRDYMERDKENPNQYHYVA, encoded by the exons ATGATGGCGGAAGACATTCAGCACAGTCAGAAATCAAACTTTAATGGACTCACCAAATCAGCCAAAGCAGGAGCGTCGAAGAAACTCGTCataaagaactttaaag ACAGACCGAAGCTGACAGACTCGTACACTGAAGACACGTGGATGAAGCTCAGAGATGCAGTCAGCGCCATCCAGAACAGCACCTCCATCAAATATAACCTGGAGGAGCTTTACCAG GCCGTGGAGAATCTGTGCTCCTATAAAGTGTCGCCCATGCTGTACAAGCAGCTGCGTCAAGTGTGTGAGGATCACGTTCGAGCTCAGATCCATCAGTTCAGAGAA GAGTCGCTGGACAGCCTGTCTTTCCTGAAGAGGATGAACCGCTGCTGGCAGGACCACTGCAGACAAACG ATCATGATCCGCAGCATCTTCCTCTTCCTGGACCGGACGTACGTCCTCCAGAACTCACTGCTGCCGTCCATCTG GGACACGGGTCTGGAGTTGTTCCGGACTCACATCATAAGCGACGGAGCGGTTCAGAGCCGGACGGTGGAGGGAATCCTGGAGCAGATCGAGCGCGAGCGTAACGGAGAGACGGTGGACCGCAGTCTGCTGAGGAGCTTACTGGGCATGCTCTCAGACCTGCAG GTGTATAAGGACTCGTTCGAGCAGCGCTTCTTAATGGAGACGAACCGTCTGTACGCGGCCGAGGGTCAGAGACTCATGCAGGAGAGAGAC GTTCCTGAGTATCTTCATCACGTGGCGCGGCGTCTGGAGGAAGAGAACGACCGCGTCATCAGTTACCTGGATCTGAGCACACA GAAGCCGCTCATCGCCACAGTGGAGAAGCAGCTGCTGGGAGAACACATGAACGCCATTCTGCAGAAAG GTCTGCGGATGCTGCTGGATGAGAACCGTGTGTGTGAGCTGACGCTGCTCTATGAGCTCTTCAGTAAAGTCAAAGGAGGGCTGACGGCGCTGCTGCAGGCCTGGAGAGAATACATTAAG AGTTTCGGCGGAGAGATCGTGAGTTCTCcagagagagataaagagatGGTTCAGGAGCTGCTGGACTTTAAGGACAAGATGGATCACGTGACGCAGCGCTGCTTCCAGAGGAACGACAGCTTCATCAACGCCATGAAGGAGGCCTTCGAGAGCTTCATCAACAAGAGACCCAACAAACCCGCCGAGCTCATCG CGAAGTATGTGGACTCTAAACTGCGAGCTGGAAATAAGGAGGCCACAGAGGAGGAGCTGGAGAGGATTCTGGACAAGATCATGATCATCTTCCGCTTCATCCACG GGAAGGACGTGTTCGAGGCCTTCTATAAGAAGGATCTGGCCAAGCGTCTGCTGGTGGGCAAGAGCGCCTCGGTGGATGCGGAGAAGTCCATGCTGTCCAAACTCAAACACG agTGTGGAGCAGCGTTCACCAGTAAACTAGAGGGGATGTTCAAAGACATGGAGCTCTCCAAAGACATCATGATCCAGTTCAAAcag TACATGCAGAACCAGAGTGATCCCAGCAACATCGAGCTGACCGTCAACATCCTGACGATGGGCTACTGGCCCTCATACACACCGATGGACGTCCATCTGCCCgctgag atggTGAAGCTTCAGGAAGTGTTTAAGCTCTTCTATCTGGGGAAGCACAGCGGGCGGAAACTGCAGTGGCAGCCCACACTGGGTCATGCAGTGCTGAAGACTGAATTTAAAgag GGTAAGAAGGAGCTGCAGGTGTCTCTGTTTCAGACTCTCGTCCTGCTGATGTTCAATGAGAGTGATGAGTGTTCGGTGGAGGAGATCCGTGCGGCAACAGGCATCG agGACGGTGAGCTCAAGCGCACGCTTCAGTCTCTGGCGTGTGGGAAAGCACGAGTGCTCAATAAAACGCCGCGCGGGAAGGACGTGGAGGACGGCGACCGCTTCCATTTCAACAGCGACTTCAGACACAAACTCTTCCGTATCAAAATCAACCAGATCCAGATGAAGGAGACG GTGGAGGAGCAGGTGAGCACGACGGAGCGCGTGTTTCAGGACCGTCAGTATCAGATCGACGCGGCGGTGGTGAGGATCATGAAGATGAGGAAGACTCTGAGCCACAACCTGCTGGTGTCTGAACTCTACAACCAGCTCAAGTTCCCCGTCAAG CCGGCAGATCTGAAGAAGCGCATCGAGTCGCTGATCGACCGCGATTATATGGAGCGCGACAAAGAAAACCCCAACCAGTACCACTATGTGGCGTGA
- the grtp1a gene encoding growth hormone-regulated TBC protein 1-A, translating to MEQRNGTRSSSQPQLRINVPSTARERAASVDPYGFERSNDFDYESYEELMSEYLAVLTRRSIKWSKLLKGKRHVDRNLKVKRYIRKGVPNEHRPLVWMTASGAQERLERNPGYYQSLLDAQHDPKLVETIRTDLHRTFPDNIHFRKSADPCLQKALFNVLLAYGEHNKTVGYCQGMNFIAGYLLIISKDEETSFWLMEALLDRILPDYYTPAMLGLKADQEVLGELVRMKVPAVWRLMQDHGVMWTLVVSRWFICLFIDILPVETVLRIWDCLFYEGSKILFRVALTLIHHHQDEIVQAQNLPDICERFKRITRGAFVEDCHAFMQRIFQEPGSLSMSTVAKLRESCRARIAAGES from the exons CGTGGATCCGTACGGGTTCGAGCGCTCGAATGATTTCGACTACGAGTCCTATGAGGAGCTGATGTCCGAGTATCTGGCCGTCCTCACCAGACGCTCCATCAAATGGTCCAAACTGCTGAAGGGGAAGCGTCATGTGGACAGGAACCTGAAGG tgaaGCGGTACATACGGAAGGGCGTCCCGAACGAGCACCGTCCGCTGGTGTGGATGACGGCGAGCGGAGCGCAGGAGCGTCTGGAGAGGAACCCCGGATACTATCAGTCCCTGCTGGACGCCCAACACGACCCCAAACTAGTGGAGACCATCCGCACCG ATCTGCACAGAACTTTCCCAGATAACATTCACTTCCGTAAGTCGGCGGATCCGTGTCTGCAGAAGGCGCTGTTTAACGTGCTGCTGGCGTACGGAGAGCACAATAAAACCGTGGGCTACTGTCAG GGGATGAACTTCATCGCGGGATATCTGCTGATCATCAGTAAAGACGAGGAGACGTCATTCTGGCTGATGGAGGCGCTGCTGGACAGAATCCTGCCAG ATTACTACACTCCGGCCATGCTGGGTCTGAAGGCGGATCAGGAGGTTCTGGGTGAGCTGGTGCGGATGAAGGTTCCCGCGGTGTGGCGGCTCATGCAGGATCACGGCGTCATGTGGACTCTGGTGGTCTCGCGCTGGTTCATCTGCCTCTTCATCGACATCCTGCCAGTGGAG ACGGTTCTGCGGATCTGGGACTGTCTGTTCTACGAGGGCTCGAAGATCCTGTTCCGTGTGGCTCTGACGCTGATTCACCACCATCAGGACGAGATCGTGCAGGCGCAGAATCTGCCGGACATCTGCGAGCGCTTCAAACGCATCACCAGAGGAGCCTTCGTGGAGGACTGCCACGCTTTCATGCAG AGGATCTTCCAGGAGCCCGGGAGTCTCTCCATGTCCACGGTCGCTAAACTGCGCGAGAGCTGCCGCGCGCGGATCGCGGCCGGCGAATCCTGA